The Corynebacterium atypicum genome contains the following window.
GCCCGCTGCTTGAGCACCGCCCATGCCGACTGCCGCGACAGCGCCCCGCCGCACTGATTGAGCAACAACGCGTGGCTTTTTCCGCGCGACAGCGCCGGCCGGGCCCGGACCACGTAGCGTTCGACCGCGTCGCGGGCGTGACTGCCCACCGGGACCAGGCGCTCTTTCGAGCCCTTGCCGGTCAGCTTTAAAAAGCCGGTTTCCCCACGGTGCTCAAGGATCTCCGCGACGTCGTCCAGCATGAGCCCGGTGACCTCGGACACCCGCGCGCCGGTGCCGTAGAGCAGCTCGAGGAGCGCCCTATCGCGTAAGTCCACCGGGCTCGCCGTCTCATCATCGCCACATGCGTCGATCAGCCGGGTCACCTCGCCCACCGTCAACGTATCCGGCAGGTGGCGGCCCGTGTGGGGCAGCGCCACCTCACGGGCCTGATCCACCTCGAGCGCCCCCTCGGCCACGCCGAACCGGTGCAGACCGCGTACCACCACCAACGCACGTGCCGCCGAACGCGCCGAGAGCGCCTTACGGCCGGGCGAGCCGCGACGCAAATCCGCCACGA
Protein-coding sequences here:
- the xerD gene encoding site-specific tyrosine recombinase XerD → MSRPGRGVDPGELARTWLDHLAVERGLSANTLASYRRDIRRYLDWLETHRHVDLGEVTTGDIEAFVADLRRGSPGRKALSARSAARALVVVRGLHRFGVAEGALEVDQAREVALPHTGRHLPDTLTVGEVTRLIDACGDDETASPVDLRDRALLELLYGTGARVSEVTGLMLDDVAEILEHRGETGFLKLTGKGSKERLVPVGSHARDAVERYVVRARPALSRGKSHALLLNQCGGALSRQSAWAVLKQRARQAGIAQDISPHTLRHSFATHLLEGGADVRVVQDLLGHSSVTTTQIYTHVTAESLREVWRMAHPRA